The following proteins come from a genomic window of Chloracidobacterium sp.:
- a CDS encoding helix-turn-helix domain-containing protein → MVEIITIEKEELIRLIDTSVAGAIEKAIHSSQPPQIMTKSEVAKYLKKSGATINRWMRKNGLPFHGVGRPTFNRTEVDAWLANY, encoded by the coding sequence ATGGTTGAAATTATCACGATAGAAAAAGAAGAGCTGATTCGCTTGATCGACACCTCCGTCGCGGGGGCCATCGAAAAAGCTATTCATTCATCTCAGCCGCCGCAGATTATGACGAAGTCCGAAGTCGCGAAATATCTGAAGAAATCGGGAGCAACTATCAATCGATGGATGAGAAAGAATGGCCTTCCGTTTCACGGAGTGGGCCGGCCAACTTTCAACAGAACTGAGGTGGATGCCTGGTTAGCGAATTACTAA
- a CDS encoding site-specific integrase: MSVFKKYNGKRINAKHPAYAAARWWVYRRVKGHKTIHQVIPTARTKEEAELAERQLVKQLFDRSFGQTDTTVTFGDFVETTYRKYVEQNNVNKGAKNLYIKLLLKHLKDQPLHTITPQDCRDCRNKLQYGKNQRKKKSSISPSSINRIMSTLSKIFSLACEEDVLDRNPMQYVKALPEPPPRKRLLTTEQKKALWKELESDQLLYRLVQLAVNMPLRRGQLLALNEEVIDFENQRVWVIGSKGRPPRSVPINATAASVLRDLIADKQLPFPIVDFRKRWHPVLVRAKINKPDGTREENYHFHDLRTYFASELIRRNTNPLIVQNLFAHSDMSITNIYAETDADLMLEAVKRLDNANLG, translated from the coding sequence ATGTCAGTTTTTAAGAAATATAACGGTAAGCGGATAAACGCTAAGCATCCGGCGTATGCGGCAGCTCGCTGGTGGGTATACAGACGAGTTAAAGGACACAAGACCATTCATCAGGTTATTCCGACAGCCCGTACTAAGGAAGAAGCGGAACTCGCCGAGCGACAACTGGTCAAGCAACTATTCGACAGATCATTCGGACAAACAGATACGACTGTAACTTTTGGAGACTTTGTAGAAACAACCTATCGAAAATATGTAGAGCAAAACAACGTCAATAAAGGGGCGAAGAATCTTTACATAAAACTTCTTTTGAAACACCTAAAGGATCAACCTCTGCATACCATTACGCCACAGGATTGTCGCGATTGCAGGAATAAACTTCAGTACGGAAAAAACCAGAGAAAAAAGAAAAGTTCGATATCTCCTTCCTCGATCAATAGGATCATGTCGACTTTGTCGAAGATCTTTAGTCTCGCTTGCGAAGAAGACGTTCTCGATCGCAATCCGATGCAGTATGTGAAGGCCTTACCAGAACCACCGCCAAGAAAGCGCCTACTTACGACCGAGCAGAAGAAAGCACTTTGGAAGGAACTTGAATCCGATCAGCTACTTTACAGGCTTGTCCAATTGGCCGTTAACATGCCGTTGCGCCGAGGCCAGTTATTGGCTTTGAATGAGGAGGTGATCGATTTTGAGAATCAAAGGGTGTGGGTAATTGGTTCGAAGGGACGCCCTCCGCGATCCGTTCCGATCAATGCAACCGCAGCATCGGTTTTACGGGACCTAATCGCCGACAAACAACTACCATTTCCAATTGTCGATTTCCGAAAACGGTGGCATCCGGTTCTCGTAAGAGCAAAGATCAATAAGCCCGACGGCACGCGAGAAGAAAACTATCATTTCCACGACCTAAGAACCTACTTTGCAAGTGAACTGATTCGAAGGAACACTAATCCGCTAATAGTTCAAAATCTATTCGCTCATTCCGACATGAGCATCACAAACATTTACGCCGAGACTGATGCCGATCTGATGTTGGAAGCAGTAAAACGGCTTGACAATGCGAATCTGGGTTAA
- a CDS encoding CHAT domain-containing protein: MNSSHIVIVPDKLLWRIPFHALSPDGNKYLIETNTVSYSPSVYLLKQQLSSEPPRRRTIQIFANDTFNRQKLAYVNSEATSIGKLFGISPRLNAAKSDFLKSSADADILHFSMHAQLDGENPLSSFLAFRQNSADAGRLTVSDLLSVRLKPNNLAFLASCDTSKVHSGEGLVSIPWAMLGSGSSSVVSSQWEASDRATQTFSGIFYRELLKGSSTASSLQTAARELINDKSSGFHEPYFWGGFTLLGDFR; the protein is encoded by the coding sequence TTGAACTCAAGTCACATAGTTATCGTCCCCGACAAACTATTATGGAGAATACCTTTCCATGCCCTGAGCCCAGACGGTAATAAGTATTTGATCGAGACGAATACGGTTTCGTATTCACCTTCTGTTTATTTGCTGAAGCAGCAGCTTTCATCCGAACCACCACGAAGAAGAACAATTCAGATCTTTGCGAATGATACATTCAACCGCCAGAAACTAGCCTATGTAAATAGCGAAGCGACAAGTATTGGGAAGTTGTTCGGAATTTCACCTCGGCTGAATGCCGCTAAATCGGATTTCCTCAAATCTTCGGCAGACGCTGACATCCTTCATTTCTCCATGCATGCACAACTCGATGGCGAAAATCCTCTATCTTCATTTCTTGCCTTTCGGCAAAATTCCGCAGACGCTGGCAGATTAACAGTCAGCGACCTCTTATCGGTTCGTCTAAAGCCGAATAACCTAGCATTCCTTGCATCCTGTGACACAAGCAAAGTGCACAGCGGCGAAGGGCTGGTTAGTATCCCGTGGGCAATGCTGGGATCTGGGAGCTCATCGGTAGTTTCGTCGCAATGGGAAGCAAGCGATCGTGCAACCCAAACATTCAGCGGAATTTTCTACCGAGAACTTCTTAAAGGGTCATCGACGGCATCTTCACTGCAAACAGCTGCACGTGAATTGATTAACGACAAGTCATCTGGATTCCATGAACCCTATTTCTGGGGAGGTTTCACACTCCTTGGAGATTTTCGGTAG
- a CDS encoding class I SAM-dependent methyltransferase: protein MDLYDDAFLYDLVHGPIAGAEIVSFLLDYCKVYGSPVLELASGTGSILLPIAEAGIEIRGIDLSENMLQACRRKAAERGIRAKVTKGDIRDFSLGHRYPLIIIIGNSFQHLNSLPEISAFFESVKRHLEPDGRLLIEVFNPYIPLLNREMGIRYVVGEFDGHILTEDVNYDQATQVTNLNWHFLHRTSGRERSLSFSMRQFFPQEFDELISLHGFEIEDKFGDFDRSPFVSGSPAQLVVAKVRNN from the coding sequence ATGGACCTTTATGACGACGCATTCCTTTACGATCTCGTTCATGGGCCGATAGCAGGAGCTGAGATAGTCAGTTTTCTCCTCGATTACTGCAAGGTATATGGATCGCCGGTCTTAGAGTTGGCTTCTGGAACGGGCAGCATTCTTTTACCGATCGCAGAGGCCGGGATCGAGATCCGGGGCATTGATCTTTCTGAAAACATGCTTCAGGCCTGTCGCCGAAAAGCGGCCGAGCGTGGCATTAGGGCGAAGGTCACGAAAGGCGATATCCGAGACTTCTCTCTCGGACATAGATATCCGCTGATCATCATTATTGGAAACTCATTTCAGCACCTCAATTCCCTTCCCGAGATCTCGGCCTTTTTCGAATCCGTGAAACGCCACCTCGAACCCGACGGCCGTTTGTTGATCGAGGTATTCAATCCATATATCCCGCTGCTGAATCGCGAAATGGGGATTCGCTATGTAGTGGGCGAATTTGATGGTCACATTCTGACCGAAGACGTCAATTACGATCAGGCCACGCAAGTGACAAATCTCAATTGGCATTTCCTGCATCGTACATCCGGCCGCGAGCGTTCACTTTCCTTTTCGATGCGTCAGTTCTTCCCGCAGGAGTTTGACGAACTCATTTCTCTTCATGGATTTGAGATCGAGGACAAGTTCGGCGACTTCGACCGCTCGCCATTCGTCAGCGGTTCGCCGGCACAGCTCGTCGTTGCTAAGGTGAGGAACAACTGA
- a CDS encoding alpha/beta fold hydrolase, with protein sequence MPLILVAIGASAASFFGQPSNEPTKVSISGIDSGTVCALEYGKGKRGVVLAHGGQFNKESWEPQARQLVKSGFRVLSIDFRGFGCSKGPGDDDILSAPLKNDVLAAVRYLLRTGTESVAVVGASLGGWAATAASLDAKNGEIDRIITLGSLTWKTEPERIAVPLLVVATRNDTSGSGPRLPAIRAAFEKVAGQKEMVIFEGSAHAQQMFATEDSSRVMQTILKFLLAK encoded by the coding sequence TTGCCACTGATCTTGGTTGCGATCGGCGCCTCGGCGGCGTCTTTTTTCGGGCAACCGTCAAACGAACCGACAAAGGTCTCGATTTCCGGGATCGACAGCGGAACGGTTTGCGCTCTTGAATATGGCAAAGGCAAGCGTGGTGTCGTTCTTGCCCACGGCGGACAGTTCAATAAAGAAAGCTGGGAACCGCAGGCCCGTCAACTCGTCAAGTCGGGATTCCGAGTACTCTCGATAGACTTTCGTGGATTTGGCTGTTCAAAAGGGCCGGGAGACGATGATATTTTGAGTGCACCGTTAAAGAATGATGTCCTTGCCGCGGTTCGTTATCTGCTTCGCACGGGAACGGAGTCAGTGGCGGTCGTTGGTGCAAGTCTCGGCGGGTGGGCAGCTACGGCAGCATCGCTCGATGCGAAAAACGGCGAGATCGACCGGATCATCACTTTAGGCTCCCTGACGTGGAAGACTGAACCCGAAAGGATCGCCGTGCCCTTACTGGTCGTTGCGACCCGAAATGATACCAGTGGTTCCGGCCCGCGACTGCCGGCGATCCGTGCTGCATTCGAAAAGGTTGCAGGACAAAAAGAAATGGTGATTTTCGAAGGCTCGGCACATGCCCAGCAAATGTTCGCAACCGAGGATTCCAGCCGTGTGATGCAAACTATTTTGAAATTCCTGCTGGCGAAGTAG
- a CDS encoding sigma-70 family RNA polymerase sigma factor — MPEPDDQNLTELLKRWSEGDESALERLSPIVHEELHRIAKRYMARERGDHTLQPTALVNEAFVRLIGWESARWENRSHFYGVAAQLMRRILVDFARKRPKNDGTVLLKVSIENALDRADSKDPDIISLDEALTALAEFDPRKAKIVELRVFGGLSVEETAEVIGVAPITVMREWQKARAWLFVQLSKA, encoded by the coding sequence ATGCCGGAGCCTGACGATCAGAACTTGACCGAACTCCTCAAGCGATGGTCCGAGGGCGACGAATCGGCGCTTGAGCGGCTTTCGCCCATTGTTCATGAAGAGCTGCATCGGATCGCTAAACGGTATATGGCTCGTGAACGCGGCGACCACACGCTCCAGCCGACGGCTCTCGTGAACGAAGCATTTGTTCGCCTGATCGGTTGGGAGAGTGCTCGATGGGAGAACCGTTCGCATTTCTACGGCGTCGCGGCTCAGCTGATGAGGCGGATCTTGGTCGATTTTGCCCGTAAAAGGCCGAAAAATGATGGTACGGTGCTTCTAAAGGTCTCGATCGAGAATGCTCTCGACAGGGCCGATTCGAAAGATCCTGACATCATCAGCCTCGATGAGGCATTGACCGCCCTTGCAGAGTTTGACCCAAGAAAGGCGAAGATCGTTGAATTGCGGGTTTTTGGCGGGCTTTCCGTCGAAGAGACGGCTGAGGTGATCGGTGTCGCGCCGATCACTGTGATGCGCGAGTGGCAAAAGGCTCGCGCCTGGTTGTTCGTTCAACTTTCCAAAGCCTGA
- a CDS encoding HNH endonuclease — MGLLTGRVLLLNFSYEPLGTVGVARAVCLWFRGAVFIEEHDGENVLRSPSTVFKVPSVIRLRHYIHVRRNRRETTMKRARVYIRDRYRCQYCGEHKHAKRPDA, encoded by the coding sequence ATGGGCTTGCTGACCGGAAGAGTATTGCTTTTGAACTTTTCATACGAACCGCTTGGGACCGTCGGCGTCGCACGGGCGGTCTGCCTTTGGTTTCGCGGTGCCGTGTTTATCGAAGAGCATGACGGCGAAAACGTTCTTCGCTCTCCTTCGACGGTCTTCAAGGTACCTTCGGTGATCCGACTTCGCCACTATATCCACGTCCGCCGAAACCGTCGCGAAACAACGATGAAACGGGCCCGGGTTTATATTCGCGACCGGTATCGCTGCCAGTATTGCGGCGAGCACAAGCACGCAAAAAGACCTGACGCTTGA
- a CDS encoding MerR family transcriptional regulator yields MGQAAVVIPEKIYFKIGEVCELVGVQAHVLRYWETEFPQLSPQKNRSGQRSYRRRDVEISLRIKELLYDEMFTIAGARKKLQLELRGDAPKLKIVHPEPNSADTPSKASSAPRAI; encoded by the coding sequence ATGGGACAAGCAGCTGTAGTAATACCTGAGAAAATCTACTTCAAGATCGGTGAGGTTTGCGAACTGGTCGGCGTTCAGGCCCACGTGTTGCGTTATTGGGAAACCGAGTTTCCACAGCTCTCGCCCCAAAAAAATAGGTCAGGTCAACGGAGCTATCGGCGTCGTGATGTCGAGATATCGCTTCGAATAAAAGAACTGCTCTACGATGAGATGTTCACGATCGCAGGAGCCAGGAAAAAGCTTCAATTAGAACTTCGAGGCGACGCCCCGAAACTGAAAATCGTTCATCCCGAGCCAAATTCCGCAGATACGCCCTCGAAAGCCTCTAGTGCTCCCCGGGCTATTTGA
- a CDS encoding HNH endonuclease: protein MPRAQGGESTPANLVTACVRCNQRKGNRTPEQARMPLLTSQKLLRLGLDHVLLCHYAESRPEWKKYLFMDDHGEDSVRVAA, encoded by the coding sequence TTGCCGCGGGCACAGGGCGGCGAAAGCACGCCCGCGAACTTGGTGACCGCCTGTGTTCGGTGTAATCAGCGAAAGGGTAACCGAACGCCTGAACAGGCACGCATGCCGCTGCTCACTTCGCAAAAGCTTCTTCGACTGGGCCTCGACCACGTTCTTCTTTGCCACTATGCGGAGTCGCGTCCCGAATGGAAGAAGTATCTCTTCATGGATGATCATGGCGAAGATTCCGTAAGGGTCGCGGCTTAG
- the thiL gene encoding thiamine-phosphate kinase: protein MRSEFEFIQHIKKQYSLSAIGDDCAVLPKDSDTDNVVTTDMLVETIDFRLDWTTPELLGHKALTVSLSDIAAMGAAPRWAMLSIGVPEELWTTDFLDRFYDGYIQHAKRARVELIGGDVSRSPDRLVIDSIVGGEVPKGKAILRSGAKTGDAIVVTFRLGGAAGGLRLLQNGRRLTDDLESWEANLINMQLQPWPQLGTGPFLQQIGVISSMIDISDGVSSDLLHICNASGVGPVSIAKRYRSIRTCIIFGRRRTSSGTQH from the coding sequence ATGCGGTCCGAATTCGAGTTCATCCAACACATTAAGAAGCAATACTCCCTGTCGGCGATCGGCGACGACTGTGCTGTTCTGCCCAAAGACTCGGATACCGATAATGTGGTCACAACCGACATGCTCGTCGAGACGATCGATTTCCGGCTTGACTGGACGACACCCGAACTGCTCGGACATAAAGCACTCACAGTTTCCCTCTCGGATATCGCTGCTATGGGGGCTGCTCCAAGATGGGCGATGTTGTCGATCGGCGTCCCCGAAGAGCTTTGGACCACTGATTTCCTTGATCGCTTTTATGATGGGTATATCCAACACGCGAAGCGGGCTCGCGTCGAGCTGATAGGCGGAGACGTCTCGCGTTCTCCAGACCGTCTGGTCATCGATTCGATCGTTGGCGGCGAGGTTCCAAAAGGAAAAGCGATACTACGATCAGGAGCGAAGACCGGCGACGCGATCGTCGTCACGTTCAGGCTTGGCGGAGCGGCCGGAGGCCTCAGACTTCTTCAAAACGGACGGCGACTGACCGACGATCTCGAATCATGGGAGGCAAACTTGATCAACATGCAACTGCAGCCTTGGCCGCAATTGGGTACTGGCCCATTTTTGCAGCAGATCGGCGTAATTTCGTCGATGATCGACATAAGCGACGGCGTTTCGTCCGACCTTTTGCATATTTGCAACGCGAGTGGCGTTGGGCCCGTCTCGATCGCGAAAAGATACCGATCGATCCGAACCTGTATCATCTTTGGCCGTCGCCGGACGAGCAGTGGAACGCAGCATTGA
- a CDS encoding DUF1822 family protein, translating into MNANIRLEITREVLENAAASAQAASTKKAKQRLLVSQAVSLTFRDHLEKDHGLECFDGRAEKSDYSDLLDVNDFAVNGWSVEVRTATDSDERAIYIPTIPMIVGFLSDYYVAAIVDRHLTIVEILGFANRKLVADADLAPNGLMAILPEDELLSIEEFVSLIHASHTQDAESIRLFEEWTTRAGRLSRKLEQILGGESDLTLEDRDRLAASLSDEVLRLYGEKAPPLGIEQLMVKLKDRFNLGEVIRKHPSSPILFSNSTREEQVSSDPATERKLLKDELPVARRVGLYRRFLESPEEHNAHKNTVTLIDKITDGSYQVSPPKRAQQRELNSLDAKTSESQAIPPISDDVEQTETDEWFSELDRTSTEEQLEKQDAFDPKQIMAEIIPNVILVGSLFNEPVRVITTQSVGEKLKIIGKGLNTGKVHEPILSAEQIATLQITSDTPTFDGNPLKFKLGIESLRLKLAYEYDPFFALSVARVDPLPHQLEAVYDYFLKLPRIRFLLADDPGAGKTIMAGLLIKELKLRGLIKRILIITPAALSFQWQREMKDKFREDFRVIKGGDMRSQYGVNPFQDIDQVVTSVSWVSTQDYAKQSLLRSEWDLIVVDEAHKLSAYGNDKTTLAYRLGEDLFPKSDHLLLMTATPHKGDPKNFRKFLELLDPDVYGDIESLEQAMERKEAPFYLRRTKEALVTFPDPETGKSKKLFTKRNVHTIAFNIDADEADLYNALTGYVEEQSIKASHAENRSQGRILGFTMAMLQRRFASSIYALRRSLQRMKDKRQAILDDPQKYIEEQKRKQLPDNYEDLPDEEQQRIMADLEDFVAFFDPDDLREEIEKLGELIIMAEDLESREIETKLSRLKEEITSRGIFDDPKNKLLIFTEHADTLKYLVEKIREWGLSVTQISGSMKVGDSEERGTRIFAEREFKESVQVMVATEAAGEGINLQFCWFMINYDMPWNPMRLEQRMGRIHRYGQTKDCLILNFVAENTREGRVMEKLLTKLEEISSELGRDHVFDVVGELLQPNEIERLFRDLYAHNLTEDVITSRIVEQVDIEKIKKISESTLEGLAKRNLNISALTQEREKAKERRLVPEVIEDFFLSASPVSGVQPKEIGGKEKTFRVGRLPRPLQVIGERLEPKFGRLTRDYKQIVFAREFAEKDPSSEWVTPGHPLFEAVREDVEEKVKKDLQKGSFLYDLNTSEPYRLDVFTAAIKDGLGETVHKRIFVVKTAMSGEQELREPTLFLDLALSDKGSGVSESVTSSSLPGKDDSEAYLLSEAMDGLLADVQAERQKQSGMVLEHVQISLNALLARQNVRHMDLLDKQLRGDSSEPLEANLKTVEDKLDDLNKRLEKRTTEIEQERNCSIGDVTFVGSCWVLPHPERQTPEIARMVSDADIERRAVDFVIAHEQAHGRIVESVESQNRGFDLISRLPHPEDPQTAMDVRFIEVKGRSAVGEIALTTNEYKTAGRLKHDYWLYVVFDAGSETPDLNIIRDPARLGWEPLSIVERYHVGASVIQAAGSQER; encoded by the coding sequence ATGAACGCGAATATCAGACTTGAAATTACCCGCGAGGTTCTAGAGAATGCCGCTGCATCAGCGCAAGCAGCGTCCACGAAGAAGGCAAAACAAAGATTACTAGTTTCGCAAGCCGTTAGCCTAACCTTCAGGGATCATCTTGAAAAAGATCATGGCTTAGAGTGTTTCGATGGGCGAGCTGAGAAATCAGATTATTCTGACCTTCTTGATGTTAACGATTTCGCTGTCAACGGTTGGAGTGTCGAGGTCAGGACCGCAACTGACTCGGATGAACGTGCAATCTACATTCCCACAATTCCGATGATTGTTGGATTCCTGTCTGACTATTATGTTGCGGCAATTGTTGATCGTCATTTAACCATTGTAGAAATTCTAGGATTCGCTAACCGAAAGCTTGTTGCGGATGCCGATTTAGCACCGAATGGCCTTATGGCGATACTTCCGGAAGATGAGTTACTTTCCATCGAAGAATTTGTTTCCTTGATTCATGCAAGTCACACACAGGATGCTGAAAGTATTCGGCTATTTGAAGAATGGACAACACGAGCGGGCCGCCTATCGCGGAAGCTCGAGCAAATCTTAGGTGGCGAGTCAGATCTAACACTTGAGGATCGTGACCGTCTTGCGGCCTCGCTGAGCGACGAGGTACTTCGCCTATACGGCGAAAAAGCTCCGCCACTGGGAATTGAGCAATTAATGGTAAAGCTCAAGGATCGCTTTAATCTAGGTGAAGTCATTCGCAAGCATCCTAGCAGTCCAATCTTATTCTCAAATTCTACCCGGGAAGAACAGGTATCGTCTGATCCGGCAACGGAGCGCAAACTTCTAAAGGACGAATTACCAGTCGCAAGGCGCGTTGGCCTCTATCGACGCTTTCTCGAATCTCCTGAAGAGCACAATGCCCATAAGAATACAGTTACGCTGATCGACAAGATAACTGACGGTAGTTATCAAGTCTCGCCTCCCAAGCGAGCCCAACAAAGAGAACTCAATAGTTTGGATGCTAAGACCTCTGAATCTCAAGCAATTCCCCCAATTTCGGATGATGTCGAGCAGACTGAAACAGACGAATGGTTTTCGGAATTGGATCGCACGTCAACAGAAGAACAATTAGAAAAACAGGACGCGTTCGATCCAAAACAAATTATGGCAGAGATAATACCAAACGTTATACTCGTGGGCTCACTGTTCAATGAACCCGTCCGGGTAATCACTACTCAATCGGTTGGCGAGAAGTTGAAGATAATTGGAAAGGGCCTAAATACCGGCAAGGTGCACGAGCCGATTCTAAGTGCAGAACAGATCGCAACCCTACAGATCACTAGTGACACGCCGACATTTGACGGTAACCCGCTGAAATTCAAGTTGGGAATCGAATCGCTCCGGCTGAAACTGGCTTATGAGTACGATCCGTTCTTTGCATTGTCGGTCGCGCGCGTCGATCCCCTTCCACACCAATTGGAGGCTGTCTATGACTACTTTCTGAAGTTGCCAAGAATACGATTCTTGCTCGCAGACGATCCGGGCGCTGGTAAAACAATAATGGCCGGATTGCTCATTAAAGAGTTAAAACTCCGTGGGTTGATCAAGCGGATCCTCATCATCACTCCAGCTGCATTGTCGTTTCAGTGGCAACGTGAAATGAAGGATAAATTCCGTGAGGATTTCCGAGTAATTAAGGGCGGTGATATGCGTTCTCAATATGGGGTGAATCCTTTTCAGGACATCGATCAGGTCGTAACTTCGGTAAGCTGGGTTTCCACGCAGGACTACGCAAAGCAGAGCCTCCTTCGAAGCGAGTGGGACCTAATCGTTGTCGATGAAGCCCACAAACTAAGCGCTTACGGTAACGATAAGACAACACTGGCCTATCGGCTCGGAGAAGATCTATTCCCTAAATCTGATCACTTGTTGTTAATGACGGCAACACCACATAAGGGTGATCCAAAAAATTTCCGTAAGTTTCTAGAGCTACTTGACCCTGACGTCTACGGTGACATCGAGAGCTTAGAGCAAGCTATGGAAAGGAAAGAAGCTCCGTTTTACCTTCGACGTACAAAGGAGGCTCTCGTAACCTTTCCTGACCCTGAAACTGGCAAGTCGAAAAAGTTATTTACAAAGCGTAACGTTCACACGATCGCATTCAACATTGACGCCGACGAGGCCGACCTTTACAACGCTCTCACCGGGTATGTCGAAGAACAATCTATCAAGGCCTCACACGCTGAGAACCGATCGCAAGGGCGAATTCTAGGGTTTACGATGGCGATGCTTCAAAGGCGGTTTGCATCGAGTATTTACGCACTACGCCGTTCGTTGCAGCGGATGAAAGACAAACGACAAGCCATTCTGGACGATCCGCAGAAGTACATCGAGGAGCAGAAACGAAAGCAACTGCCAGACAACTACGAAGACCTTCCCGACGAAGAACAGCAGCGAATCATGGCTGATCTTGAGGACTTCGTGGCCTTCTTTGATCCGGACGATCTCCGAGAAGAGATCGAAAAGCTTGGCGAACTAATCATAATGGCCGAGGACTTGGAATCCCGCGAGATTGAAACCAAGCTCTCCCGGCTAAAGGAAGAGATTACAAGTCGAGGCATTTTTGACGATCCTAAGAACAAGCTTCTGATATTTACCGAGCACGCGGACACGCTTAAATATCTTGTGGAGAAGATTCGTGAATGGGGTCTATCGGTAACCCAGATATCCGGTTCGATGAAGGTGGGTGATTCGGAGGAACGCGGCACTCGTATATTTGCCGAGCGCGAGTTCAAGGAATCAGTACAGGTAATGGTCGCAACCGAGGCCGCCGGCGAAGGTATCAACCTCCAGTTCTGTTGGTTCATGATCAACTATGACATGCCATGGAATCCGATGCGGCTCGAACAGCGAATGGGACGAATTCACCGCTACGGCCAGACGAAGGACTGCTTGATCTTGAATTTTGTCGCGGAGAACACCCGTGAAGGTAGGGTGATGGAAAAACTGCTTACAAAACTTGAGGAAATCAGTTCTGAGCTTGGGCGTGATCATGTTTTCGATGTTGTTGGCGAGCTGCTCCAGCCTAACGAGATTGAGAGGCTTTTCCGAGACTTGTACGCTCACAATTTAACCGAAGATGTTATTACGTCCCGAATCGTGGAGCAGGTCGATATTGAGAAGATCAAGAAGATTTCTGAGTCCACATTGGAAGGTCTCGCGAAGCGGAATCTCAACATTTCGGCCCTGACGCAAGAACGTGAGAAAGCGAAAGAGCGGAGACTTGTTCCAGAAGTAATCGAAGATTTCTTTTTGAGTGCCTCTCCGGTTTCAGGAGTTCAACCTAAAGAGATCGGTGGAAAGGAAAAAACTTTCCGTGTCGGACGCCTTCCTCGCCCATTACAAGTGATTGGTGAAAGACTGGAGCCAAAATTCGGAAGACTCACGAGAGACTATAAACAAATTGTATTCGCTAGAGAGTTTGCAGAAAAAGACCCGTCCTCAGAATGGGTCACTCCGGGACATCCGCTCTTCGAAGCTGTCCGAGAAGATGTTGAGGAAAAGGTCAAGAAGGACCTCCAGAAAGGTAGTTTTCTTTATGATCTAAATACAAGCGAACCCTACCGCCTAGACGTATTTACAGCCGCAATCAAAGATGGGCTTGGGGAAACCGTACACAAACGGATTTTCGTGGTCAAAACGGCGATGTCAGGCGAGCAAGAACTTCGCGAGCCAACCCTTTTCCTCGACCTAGCTCTTAGCGACAAAGGGTCTGGCGTTTCAGAAAGCGTAACGAGTTCGTCACTGCCAGGAAAGGACGACAGTGAAGCTTATTTGCTCAGCGAAGCTATGGACGGGCTGCTTGCAGACGTTCAGGCTGAGCGCCAAAAACAATCAGGCATGGTGCTCGAACACGTTCAAATTAGCCTTAATGCCCTTCTCGCTCGTCAGAATGTAAGGCACATGGATCTACTGGACAAGCAGTTGCGCGGTGATTCGTCTGAGCCTCTTGAGGCGAATCTAAAGACTGTTGAAGACAAGCTCGACGATCTTAATAAACGTCTCGAAAAACGAACTACCGAGATCGAGCAGGAAAGAAATTGTTCGATCGGCGACGTTACATTCGTTGGAAGCTGTTGGGTGCTACCCCATCCGGAACGCCAAACACCTGAGATCGCACGAATGGTTAGCGATGCAGATATAGAACGGCGGGCTGTAGATTTCGTGATAGCCCACGAACAGGCTCATGGCCGAATCGTCGAGTCGGTCGAATCTCAGAACCGTGGATTCGATCTGATATCGCGACTGCCTCACCCTGAAGATCCTCAGACTGCAATGGATGTCAGGTTCATCGAGGTAAAAGGAAGATCCGCAGTTGGTGAGATCGCACTAACCACGAACGAATATAAAACGGCCGGGCGACTGAAACACGATTACTGGCTTTATGTTGTTTTTGACGCAGGGTCCGAAACGCCAGACCTAAACATTATCCGCGATCCGGCTCGACTTGGCTGGGAGCCGCTTTCGATTGTCGAGCGTTATCATGTAGGAGCAAGTGTTATCCAGGCTGCCGGTTCACAAGAGAGATGA